One segment of Anopheles stephensi strain Indian chromosome 3, UCI_ANSTEP_V1.0, whole genome shotgun sequence DNA contains the following:
- the LOC118509902 gene encoding LOW QUALITY PROTEIN: extensin-2-like (The sequence of the model RefSeq protein was modified relative to this genomic sequence to represent the inferred CDS: deleted 1 base in 1 codon) produces MHVASLEMIQPHFEPAAIDYQQQQTHHQQQQQQKQQEQQHQHTAQQQQQQQQQQQQQQQQQQQQQQQQQQQQQQQQQQQQQQRQQQQQQQQISKIISNPPPAIVSAPNGTTMCVAKLMIGLDHAPPAFNVRSRVLGDGGTNLNYIRTETGAIVTLRGRGSMNLEPQTMQEAPEPLHLYIEHPSLDGLQGAKQLAKNLIETLQEELTFFQENNIPKANFQLIPQSNIVQTTQVTQMPPILRTQHVTQPNGIIHQPPPTVLGPPPPSFVQHPPALPQSQPPPPQIIQQAPTIIQSHVPVQIHQQPNNVVISQIQTTAPPSQIANVSNPPPGTQIRPPIVQIKNSPAGTHLSQPPPSIQIQQAPAEAPQQIIVNPAPPYQVQYIQQNPSIQTSSGPHPSGQVTIQHLIQPQSQPVQGIVQTTIPPPQFDHFQRPPQTQQIITVQGSTAFMVPPPNIIHQTAPQPQNQIIFQTQQPILTHHPPPELAPMGPQAQINQPTGMLINGADAKKVGGPAELQIKQDSLKLDEGPPPGTILQQIPTSGQLAKTTVIPVSSIPGIPISQPPPPIMSVPPPTVQHIVGNTIITSQPNAPITHGGIPQQIFSQIPVSIQSFAPAPPPQQMQVSGSHFVVSAPQPWPVVTPQAAGQQIQQVPVSTVPSIQITTQPMRNPNEIHIISQPTIISAAEYRPPASQQQQIIATSAFNPQIQPPQGVQVQFHTVPPPTQQIITSLANAQTQPPPQAPQSQLMENQQGPPQHQIIINAPIPPQPPPPPPSFTTVQYSTQEAPKPNVEQLQQRPPPPQPQPPQQQTSLSIAAQSQPHAVMLRPGQKRKIPDDDVTKNMPPKIGMGSIYGGNVCRMSGAGRNLPVGSNGGILTAAQAKCIMSSVSTGTATTTSTTGVGLISSQMSADHLVDYRRQK; encoded by the exons ATGCATGTCGCAA GTCTCGAAATGATACAGCCTCATTTTGAACCGGCAGCCATCGattaccagcagcagcaaacgcaccaccagcagcaacagcagcaaaagcaacaggaacaacagcaccaacatacagcacagcaacagcaacagcagcagcagcagcagcagcagcagcagcagcagcaacagcaacagcaacagcaacagcaacaacagcagcagcagcaacaacagcagcagcagcagcaacgccaacagcagcaacagcaacagcagattTCCAAAATTATCAGCAACCCTCCACCAGCAATCGTTAGCGCCCCAAATGGAACAACGATGTGCGTTGCCAAACTTATGATTGGGCTCGATCATGCGCCTCCAGCATTTAATGTGCGATCGCGTGTTTTGGGCGATGGAGGCACAAACTTAAACTACATTCGTACTGAAACCGGTGCTATAGTCACACTCCGAGGTCGTGGATCCATGAATCTTGAACCGCAAACAATGCAAGAAGCTCCCGAACCCTTGCATTTGTACATCGAACATCCATC gTTGGATGGGCTGCAGGGTGCTAAACAGTTGGCGAAAAATTTAATCGAAACTTTGCAAGAGGAGCTCACCTTTTTTCAGGAGAACAATATTCCCAAAGCAAACTTTCAGCTAATACCCCAGTCGAATATAGTGCAAACAACCCAAGTCACGCAAATGCCCCCGATTTTGCGGACCCAGCATGTGACACAGCCGAACGGTATTATTCACCAACCGCCACCGACGGTGCTGGGACCTCCACCTCCAAGCTTTGTGCAGCATCCGCCTGCCTTGCCGCAGAGCCAGCCCCCGCCACCGCAGATAATTCAGCAGGCGCCTACAATAATACAGTCACACGTGCCAGTACAAATTCACCAGCAGCCGAATAATGTCGTAATCTCACAAATCCAGACCACAGCACCTCCATCGCAAATAGCAAACGTAAGCAATCCTCCGCCGGGGACTCAAATACGTCCGCCGATAGTACAGATCAAAAACTCGCCCGCTGGAACACACCTGTCCCAGCCGCCTCCGAGCATACAGATTCAACAGGCGCCTGCGGAAGCTCCGCAGCAAATCATTGTGAATCCGGCACCACCATACCAGGTGCAATACATACAGCAAAATCCATCCATTCAGACAAGCAGTGGGCCCCATCCAAGTGGACAGGTTACGATTCAGCATCTTATTCAACCGCAATCGCAACCAGTCCAGGGAATTGTACAAACAACAATACCTCCGCCACAGTTCGACCATTTTCAGCGGCCACCACAAACCCAGCAAATCATCACGGTGCAGGGTAGCACGGCGTTCATGGTGCCGCCGCCGAACATTATTCACCAGACGGCGCCACAGCCACAGAATCAAATCATTTTCCAAACGCAGCAACCAATCCTGACGCATCATCCGCCGCCAGAATTGGCCCCCATGGGACCGCAAGCGCAGATCAACCAGCCGACCGGGATGCTTATAAACGGGGCAGACGCGAAGAAGGTCGGTGGACCGGCGGAGCTGCAAATCAAGCAGGATTCGCTCAAGCTTGACGAGGGTCCACCTCCCGGGACCATACTGCAGCAGATACCGACTAGCGGCCAACTAGCTAAAACAACTGTGATTCCTGTATCGTCAATACCGGGCATACCGATCAGCCAACCGCCACCACCGATCATGTCCGTGCCTCCCCCGACAGTGCAACATATAGTCGGCAATACGATCATTACGTCGCAACCGAACGCGCCAATCACGCATGGTGGAATTCCGCAGCAAATTTTTAGCCAAATTCCGGTGTCGATTCAATCGTTTGCTCCCGCTCCGCCGCCCCAACAAATGCAGGTTAGCGGGTCCCATTTTGTCGTCAGCGCTCCCCAACCATGGCCTGTCGTTACT CCTCAGGCCGCAGGACAACAAATACAGCAAGTGCCGGTCAGCACGGTCCCGAGCATCCAGATAACTACGCAACCCATGCGAAACCCGAATGAAATTCACATCATTAGCCAACCCACGATTATCAGTGCTGCAGAGTACCGTCCGCCGGcatcacagcaacagcaaatcaTAGCGACTAGTGCATTTAACCCGCAAATCCAACCTCCACAAG GTGTCCAGGTGCAGTTTCACACAGTACCACCACCCACTCAGCAAATCATCACCAGCTTGGCCAATGCACAAACGCAACCACCACCGCAAGCCCCACAGTCGCAGCTGATGGAAAACCAGCAAGGACCACCACAGCATCAGATTATAATAAATGCGCCGATTCCTCCGCagccacctccaccacccccATCGTTTACCACTGTACAATATTCTACCCAGGAAGCCCCAAAG CCCAATGTGGAACAGTTGCAACAACGGCCACCGCCACCACAACCGCAaccaccacagcagcaaacGTCGCTTAGTATAGCTGCACAATCCCAACCGCATGCCGTAATGCTGCGTCCTGGTCAGAAACGTAAAATACCAGATGACGACGTTACTAAAAATATGCCACCCAAGATAGGCATGGG TTCAATTTATGGGGGCAATGTGTGTAGGATGAGTGGCGCCGGAAGAAACTTGCCAGTGGGAAGCAATGGAGGAATCTTGACGGCAGCTCAAGCCAAATGCATCATGTCATCGGTGTCGACTGGTACGGCCACTACGACGTCCACAACGGGCGTCGGTCTAATATCGTCTCAAATGTCTGCAGATCATTTAGTAG ACTACAGACGACAAAAATAA